A segment of the Calonectris borealis chromosome 2, bCalBor7.hap1.2, whole genome shotgun sequence genome:
GCACCGAGCAGGCGGTGGGCGCTCTCCGTGGGGGGCCGGCTGCGGGAGACGGCCAAGGCGCAGGCGTTGCTGATGTCATACTCCTCCATCCGCTCAAAGTCGACAGTGAAGGGCCGGCCGTCCAGCAGCAGGTCCACCCGGCGCTCCCGGCGCAGCCAGGCCCGCTCCAGCAGCGCGGCGGCCTCAGGGGCATAGGGGACGGCGGTGCCGGAGGGGTCCCAGCGCACCCAGtgcacggcggcggcggcaggggtgGCGGGGTCGCGCTCCAACTGTGGCAGCCGCTGGAGCAAGAGGGCGAGgtcgcgggcggcggcggcggtgtaCTCGGCGAAGCCGTGCAGCGTGGCGGTGCTGCCGCGCAGGCAGAGGCGCACAGCGTGCTTGCGCTGCAGGAAGGTCAGGCAGCGGCGGCAggcggccggcagcgcccgcAGGCGCTCGCTCTCCACCTCCTCCGCCCGCAGCCACCCCTCCAGCGCCTGCTCCAGCTCCCGCGGCACCGCGGCCACGTCCCGCTCGAAGGAGGAGAACAGCGTCACTCGCGCCGTGTCCGCCGCTGGCAGAGCCTCCTCCAGGGAGGCCTCCAGCGCGGCCAGGAGACcggcatcttcctcctcctcctcctcctcccgcgcgccgggcgctgcccgcTGCTCCTGGCAGTAGGAGCGGAGGGAGAGCGCGGTGGCGCgtgccagctcctcctcctcgcgCCGCGTGTTGTCCATGGAGCGCTGGATGGCCAGCACCATCTGcgcctcctcctccaccctggCCCCCTGCCCACCCAACAGCgtctccccagtgccctccccatcggccgcggcggggggcttGGCGGCAGGGTCCTGCTCCCAGCCGGGGACGTCACCGTGCTGTGGCGCGGGCTCCCCATCACCCGTGGCCTCGCCAGGGCGCAGCGCCGCCAGCAGCTCCTTGATCTCCTCTGCAGGGAGCAGCGAGGCGTCAACTGTGAGTCCCGACCATGGCGCGGGGGTGGAACCGGTGTCCGCAGCCCCTTCCCACTGCGGCGCTGGGAGAGCAGGCGCCGGAGCAGCCCCCTCGCCCCACACCACCCCTCACCTATGTTGGAGTGAAGGCCGTCTCCATCGGCATCgtcagcaccagcagcaccgtCGGCATCACCAGGCAGGTTCCGGTGCCAGGAGCGCAGCGCCGTGGGCAGGGGATCCCGGCGGCAGCTCGGGGGGAGCAGCTCCACCAGTTCTGGCTGCAGGACGGAGGGGCAGGGCGCTGTCACCGGAGCTGCATGTGTGGCAGGGACTGGCACGACGGCACCCGCCTCCCGGCAGCTCCGGTGCcggcccccctgccctgcccggagGGTGGGCGCTGGCTGCAcctgggggtcgggggggctcCAGTGGACGCCGTCCAGGTCGATGACGCACTGGAAGCGGCTCTCCAGCTGCCGGAGGATGCTCTGCCCACCCTCGTCCCGCAGGAAGCGGGCGACGCCGGGGAACCGCAGTGTAACCGGCTGCGAGCCCACGGTGCCCAGCAGACTCTGCAGGAAATCGGCTGCTGCCCGGCACCGGCCCGTTTCCCCGCTCACCTGCCGGCGAGGGCTGGGCGGTCAGGGCCCGCCCGCTGCATCGGCACCGCGGTGCCAGCAGCCCTCGCCGCCAGGCGCCGCGGACTTGCCGCCGGCCTGTGTGGCGAGCAAGGGGAGGTGGGAGCCGCAGGCACGGAccactgcctgcacccctgcccacaGCTCACCCGGAAGCCGGCGACGTCCTCCCCCTCCAGCGGCAGCAGGGAGACCTCGGGGATGCTGGCCAGCAGGTCCTGGTAGTGCCGCTGCAGGTAGCGCAGCGCGCCCGGCTCCGCCGGCACCAGCGCCTCGTCCTGCGCCGACCCCGCCAACACCAACGCCGCCTGCTCCTGGCGCTGCCCCCGGCCGGCCGCGTCCTCGTCCCGCTCTGCGTCCTTGTCCCCCCCGGGGAAGGCAGCCGACAGCTCCCCCGGCACCCGGCTCAACGCCTGCAGCCCTGCCGGCTCTGCCACCTCCAGGCGGGCATCCGGgctggcaggggccgggggggccacgTCTGGCGGGGCTGCCATGTCCGGCGGGAGGTCCGCGTCTGGCGGGGGGGCCGTGTCCAGTGAGGGGGCCGTGTctggcgggggggccggggccgtgtCCAGTGAGGGGGCCGTGTCtggtgggggggccggggccgtgtCCAGCAGGGGGGCTGTGTCTGGTGGGATTGCCATGTCCGGTCGGGGGTCCGCGTCCCCCTCCAGCCGCTCCAGGAAGGGGTAGTGGGGGGTGAGGGCCAGTGCCATGTCCTGCAGCCGGTGGGGCCTCTGCAGCACCCGCTCCGCCGCTGCAGGGGGACAGGATGGGCAGCCGGCGGCTgagcgcagccccccccggcgcccGGCCCTGCCCTCGCCCCAGCCACGGCACCGGCagccggccggggcagcgcccGTGGGGGACCCGTTCGCCTCCACCCGTGTCCCCGTTCACCTGCCAGCTCCTGGAAGGTGACGACGGCCGCCcggccgcccggcagcagccgcACCGCCCGCACGCTGCCGCCCCCGCTGCGCCAGTTCTCGAAGTAGAGCTCCAGCAGGTCGCGGTTCAGCCCCGGCGCCTTCGCCCGCACCAGTACGCTGGCGGTCTGCGGCAGCCGCAGCAGGGCCAGCGCgggcccctccagcccctgctgcTGTGCCCGCTGCTCCGCTGCCGCGAACTCTGCCGGGACAGGGGCGGCGGTGATGccggggggcaccctggggaccctgtgGCAACCcctccacagccccagcagcggCCAGGGACTGGAAGCCCCttcagccgccctggccacgccaACGGCACCGTTTGTCACCGCCGGGTCTGGCGGGAGGGAACCACGAGCACCCCCAGGGCGATTCACCCCCCGGCAGGACCCCACCAGCGACCGTCCCCGTTTCACCAGTGATCCCGGTCACCCACAGCTGGGAaaggggctgcagcacccagcagcaccggCCCTGGGCCGAGCTGGCCACCCCAAAACACCGCCCCGGTGCTCCCGGCCACTGAGGAGCACCGCGAACCCCGCACCCCGAAATGCCGCCCCGGTGCTCCCGGCCACTGAGGAGCACCGCGGACCCCGCACCCCAAAATGCCACCCCAGTGCTCCCGGCCACTGAGGAGCACCGCGAACCCCGCACCCCGAAATGCTGCCCTGGTGCTCCCGGCCACTGAGGAGCACCGCGGACCCTGCACCCCGAAACGCTGCCCTGGTGCTCCCGGCCACTGAGGAGCACCACGGACCCCGCACCCCGAAATGCCGCCCCGGTGCTCCCGGCCACTGAAGAGCATCGCAGACCCCGCACCCCGAAATGCCGCCCCAGTGCTCCCGGCCACT
Coding sequences within it:
- the PARP10 gene encoding protein mono-ADP-ribosyltransferase PARP10 isoform X4 gives rise to the protein MAEGVLEVEGVPPTTEEELVVLYFESRRRSGGGPVQSCQRLGPLLFLTFENAQEFAAAEQRAQQQGLEGPALALLRLPQTASVLVRAKAPGLNRDLLELYFENWRSGGGSVRAVRLLPGGRAAVVTFQELAAAERVLQRPHRLQDMALALTPHYPFLERLEGDADPRPDMAIPPDTAPLLDTAPAPPPDTAPSLDTAPAPPPDTAPSLDTAPPPDADLPPDMAAPPDVAPPAPASPDARLEVAEPAGLQALSRVPGELSAAFPGGDKDAERDEDAAGRGQRQEQAALVLAGSAQDEALVPAEPGALRYLQRHYQDLLASIPEVSLLPLEGEDVAGFRVSGETGRCRAAADFLQSLLGTVGSQPVTLRFPGVARFLRDEGGQSILRQLESRFQCVIDLDGVHWSPPDPQPELVELLPPSCRRDPLPTALRSWHRNLPGDADGAAGADDADGDGLHSNIEEIKELLAALRPGEATGDGEPAPQHGDVPGWEQDPAAKPPAAADGEGTGETLLGGQGARVEEEAQMVLAIQRSMDNTRREEEELARATALSLRSYCQEQRAAPGAREEEEEEEDAGLLAALEASLEEALPAADTARVTLFSSFERDVAAVPRELEQALEGWLRAEEVESERLRALPAACRRCLTFLQRKHAVRLCLRGSTATLHGFAEYTAAAARDLALLLQRLPQLERDPATPAAAAVHWVRWDPSGTAVPYAPEAAALLERAWLRRERRVDLLLDGRPFTVDFERMEEYDISNACALAVSRSRPPTESAHRLLGPEALSLEEEVRLMPLAEDSEEFCDTVRHFYEMLEELHGKISVVKVEKLIHPLLYKQYQLKKASMEKACAGGVVERVLFHGTTETSSREICLHGFNRSFCGKNAALYGLGVYFAVHAAVSVQEQYSPSSADGSKYVFVAKVLTGEYAVGRQGLRAPPLREGAGAPLRYDSVVDNPLQPAIFVIFNDTQAYPQYLITCRRRGAPP
- the PARP10 gene encoding protein mono-ADP-ribosyltransferase PARP10 isoform X3, with translation MAEGVLEVEGVPPTTEEELVVLYFESRRRSGGGPVQSCQRLGPLLFLTFENAQDAQNVLARGSHRLGGVELGVRPAPPWDPGRLLVQGLGPQTPPELLELHLETLLRRPRGAFGLCRGPAPGWALLRLWEPITPRAAERVLQRPHRLQDMALALTPHYPFLERLEGDADPRPDMAIPPDTAPLLDTAPAPPPDTAPSLDTAPAPPPDTAPSLDTAPPPDADLPPDMAAPPDVAPPAPASPDARLEVAEPAGLQALSRVPGELSAAFPGGDKDAERDEDAAGRGQRQEQAALVLAGSAQDEALVPAEPGALRYLQRHYQDLLASIPEVSLLPLEGEDVAGFRVSGETGRCRAAADFLQSLLGTVGSQPVTLRFPGVARFLRDEGGQSILRQLESRFQCVIDLDGVHWSPPDPQPELVELLPPSCRRDPLPTALRSWHRNLPGDADGAAGADDADGDGLHSNIEEIKELLAALRPGEATGDGEPAPQHGDVPGWEQDPAAKPPAAADGEGTGETLLGGQGARVEEEAQMVLAIQRSMDNTRREEEELARATALSLRSYCQEQRAAPGAREEEEEEEDAGLLAALEASLEEALPAADTARVTLFSSFERDVAAVPRELEQALEGWLRAEEVESERLRALPAACRRCLTFLQRKHAVRLCLRGSTATLHGFAEYTAAAARDLALLLQRLPQLERDPATPAAAAVHWVRWDPSGTAVPYAPEAAALLERAWLRRERRVDLLLDGRPFTVDFERMEEYDISNACALAVSRSRPPTESAHRLLGPEALSLEEEVRLMPLAEDSEEFCDTVRHFYEMLEELHGKISVVKVEKLIHPLLYKQYQLKKASMEKACAGGVVERVLFHGTTETSSREICLHGFNRSFCGKNAALYGLGVYFAVHAAVSVQEQYSPSSADGSKYVFVAKVLTGEYAVGRQGLRAPPLREGAGAPLRYDSVVDNPLQPAIFVIFNDTQAYPQYLITCRRRGAPP
- the PARP10 gene encoding protein mono-ADP-ribosyltransferase PARP10 isoform X2 translates to MAEGVLEVEGVPPTTEEELVVLYFESRRRSGGGPVQSCQRLGPLLFLTFENAQDAQNVLARGSHRLGGVELGVRPAPPWDPGRLLVQGLGPQTPPELLELHLETLLRRPRGAFGLCRGPAPGWALLRLWEPITPREFAAAEQRAQQQGLEGPALALLRLPQTASVLVRAKAPGLNRDLLELYFENWRSGGGSVRAVRLLPGGRAAVVTFQELAAAERVLQRPHRLQDMALALTPHYPFLERLEGDADPRPDMAIPPDTAPLLDTAPAPPPDTAPSLDTAPAPPPDTAPSLDTAPPPDADLPPDMAAPPDVAPPAPASPDARLEVAEPAGLQALSRVPGELSAAFPGGDKDAERDEDAAGRGQRQEQAALVLAGSAQDEALVPAEPGALRYLQRHYQDLLASIPEVSLLPLEGEDVAGFRVSGETGRCRAAADFLQSLLGTVGSQPVTLRFPGVARFLRDEGGQSILRQLESRFQCVIDLDGVHWSPPDPQPELVELLPPSCRRDPLPTALRSWHRNLPGDADGAAGADDADGDGLHSNIEEIKELLAALRPGEATGDGEPAPQHGDVPGWEQDPAAKPPAAADGEGTGETLLGGQGARVEEEAQMVLAIQRSMDNTRREEEELARATALSLRSYCQEQRAAPGAREEEEEEEDAGLLAALEASLEEALPAADTARVTLFSSFERDVAAVPRELEQALEGWLRAEEVESERLRALPAACRRCLTFLQRKHAVRLCLRGSTATLHGFAEYTAAAARDLALLLQRLPQLERDPATPAAAAVHWVRWDPSGTAVPYAPEAAALLERAWLRRERRVDLLLDGRPFTVDFERMEEYDISNACALAVSRSRPPTESAHRLLGPEALSLEEEVRLMPLAEDSEEFCDTVRHFYEMLEELHGKISVVKYQLKKASMEKACAGGVVERVLFHGTTETSSREICLHGFNRSFCGKNAALYGLGVYFAVHAAVSVQEQYSPSSADGSKYVFVAKVLTGEYAVGRQGLRAPPLREGAGAPLRYDSVVDNPLQPAIFVIFNDTQAYPQYLITCRRRGAPP
- the PARP10 gene encoding protein mono-ADP-ribosyltransferase PARP10 isoform X1, with amino-acid sequence MAEGVLEVEGVPPTTEEELVVLYFESRRRSGGGPVQSCQRLGPLLFLTFENAQDAQNVLARGSHRLGGVELGVRPAPPWDPGRLLVQGLGPQTPPELLELHLETLLRRPRGAFGLCRGPAPGWALLRLWEPITPREFAAAEQRAQQQGLEGPALALLRLPQTASVLVRAKAPGLNRDLLELYFENWRSGGGSVRAVRLLPGGRAAVVTFQELAAAERVLQRPHRLQDMALALTPHYPFLERLEGDADPRPDMAIPPDTAPLLDTAPAPPPDTAPSLDTAPAPPPDTAPSLDTAPPPDADLPPDMAAPPDVAPPAPASPDARLEVAEPAGLQALSRVPGELSAAFPGGDKDAERDEDAAGRGQRQEQAALVLAGSAQDEALVPAEPGALRYLQRHYQDLLASIPEVSLLPLEGEDVAGFRVSGETGRCRAAADFLQSLLGTVGSQPVTLRFPGVARFLRDEGGQSILRQLESRFQCVIDLDGVHWSPPDPQPELVELLPPSCRRDPLPTALRSWHRNLPGDADGAAGADDADGDGLHSNIEEIKELLAALRPGEATGDGEPAPQHGDVPGWEQDPAAKPPAAADGEGTGETLLGGQGARVEEEAQMVLAIQRSMDNTRREEEELARATALSLRSYCQEQRAAPGAREEEEEEEDAGLLAALEASLEEALPAADTARVTLFSSFERDVAAVPRELEQALEGWLRAEEVESERLRALPAACRRCLTFLQRKHAVRLCLRGSTATLHGFAEYTAAAARDLALLLQRLPQLERDPATPAAAAVHWVRWDPSGTAVPYAPEAAALLERAWLRRERRVDLLLDGRPFTVDFERMEEYDISNACALAVSRSRPPTESAHRLLGPEALSLEEEVRLMPLAEDSEEFCDTVRHFYEMLEELHGKISVVKVEKLIHPLLYKQYQLKKASMEKACAGGVVERVLFHGTTETSSREICLHGFNRSFCGKNAALYGLGVYFAVHAAVSVQEQYSPSSADGSKYVFVAKVLTGEYAVGRQGLRAPPLREGAGAPLRYDSVVDNPLQPAIFVIFNDTQAYPQYLITCRRRGAPP